The following coding sequences are from one Oncorhynchus nerka isolate Pitt River linkage group LG6, Oner_Uvic_2.0, whole genome shotgun sequence window:
- the tmem14ca gene encoding transmembrane protein 14C: protein MTDWAGYGYAALIASGGAMGYVKAGSVPSLAAGLLFGGLAGVGAYQISQDPKNIWVSLVTSGALAGVMGKRFYGSRKIMPAGMMAAASILMVGKLSVGMLLQKPQES from the exons ATGACTGATTGGGCTGGATATGGGTATGCAGCCCTCATTGCATCCGGGGGAGCGATGGGCTATGTCAAAGCAG GCAGTGTCCCCTCTTTGGCAGCAGGTCTTCTATTTGGGGGCCTAGCTGGGGTTGGTGCCTACCAGATATCACAAGATCCCAAAAATATTTGGGTGTCACTAG TCACATCAGGAGCCCTGGCAGGTGTGATGGGAAAGAGATTCTACGGCTCCAGGAAGATTATGCCTGCTGGAATGATGGCAGCAGCAAG TATCCTTATGGTGGGAAAGCTCAGTGTTGGAATGCTGCTGCAGAAGCCCCAGGAGTCATAA